The stretch of DNA CTCGCTGGCGCTGGCGTTCACGGTGGTGTCGCTGCTGAGCCTGGCCCACGTGGTCGACGCGGGAACGGCGGTGGCCATCGCCATGACGTCGACCGCCCTCGGCACGCTCCTGCCGATCCTCCGCGACGCGGGCGGGCTCGACACCCGGCTGGGCCGGACGATCCTCAATCACGGCGCGTTCGGCGAACTCGGGCCGGTCGTCGCGATGGCGGTGCTCCTCGGGTCCCGGGGGTCGGTGGCATCCATCGTGGTTCTCGGACTGTTCACGGCCGCGGCCGTGCTGGTCGCGTTCATCCCCGCCCGCGTGCGGCGCGAGGGGTCCCGGATCACGGCGATCATCCGGTCGGGGTCGGAGACGACGTCGCAGACCACGGTCCGGCTGACGATGCTGCTACTCGTCACACTCACCGTGCTCGCAGCGGGGTTCGGGCTCGACACGATCCTCGGAGCATTCGCGGCGGGATTCATCCTGCGGCGGGCCACGCCCGAAGGCGACGAGACCCTCGAAACCAAACTCGACGGCCTGGCGTTCGGTTTCCTGATCCCGATCTTCTTCGTGACGTCGGGCATGGCCATCGACGTTGCCGCGGTGGCGTCCGAACCCGGCGTCCTGATCGCGTTCGTCCTGCTGATCCTGCTGGTACGGTCGGGCCCGGTCTACTTCGCCGGAAGACTCGACCGGGGCGCCGACGGCACGGACCCACCCTTCACCGTCCGCGAACGCACCCAGCTGGCGCTGTACGCGGGAACCGGTCTGCCGCTGATCGTCGCGGTCACGGGAGTGGCCGTCGACTCGGGCGACATGACGTCCGCCAATGCGTCCGTGCTCGTCGCGGCGGGTGCGATCACCGTCCTCCTCTTCCCGCTCGCGGCATCGCTGCTCGCGTCGAGTCCCGAACCGACGGTCGACACCGCGGGCCTACGAGGAGACGAGAACCCCGGGAGCAGACAGTGACTCGAACCGAATCGACGCAGGCGCCGGCCCGAGCGACGCTGACCCTCGCGACCCTCATCCTCGTCGCCGCCGTCGCCAATCTGAACCTGTCCGTCGCGAACGTCGCGCTCCCCGATATCGGTCGCGCGTTCGACGCGAGTCAGACGCAGCTGAACCTCATCGCGGTGGCGTACTCCCTCGGGCTGGCCGCGTCGGTCCTCTACCTCGGGGCGCTCGGCGACCGCTACGGGCGCAAGCAGATGCTGGTGCTCGGCATGGCGCTGTCGCTGCCGGCATCGGCGATCGCAGGGTTCGCCGGGAACTTCGAAATACTGTTCCTCGCACGAGTTCTCGGTGGCGTCTCCGCCGGGCTCGCCTACCCCACCACCCTCGCGATCATCACCGCGCTGTGGTCGGGACCGCCCCGCACCAAGGCGATCGCACTGTGGTCGGCCCTCGGCGGTGCGATCTCCTCGCTCGGACCGATCGTGTCGGGCGCGCTCCTCGAACAGTTCCATTGGGGCTCGGTGTTCCTCGTGACGCTTCCGCTCGCCGGCCTCGCTCTCGTCGCCGCCATCCTGTGGGTGCCCGCCCACGTCAACGAAACCACCGAT from Rhodococcus opacus B4 encodes:
- a CDS encoding cation:proton antiporter — translated: MPSVGASLFWIVACAVIAPLLAGLFPRKLVPEVVLLLVAGIVVGPHVFDLAVAGSEIDLLRELGLGLLFLLAGYEIDTAEITGRGGRRALLTWLISLALAFTVVSLLSLAHVVDAGTAVAIAMTSTALGTLLPILRDAGGLDTRLGRTILNHGAFGELGPVVAMAVLLGSRGSVASIVVLGLFTAAAVLVAFIPARVRREGSRITAIIRSGSETTSQTTVRLTMLLLVTLTVLAAGFGLDTILGAFAAGFILRRATPEGDETLETKLDGLAFGFLIPIFFVTSGMAIDVAAVASEPGVLIAFVLLILLVRSGPVYFAGRLDRGADGTDPPFTVRERTQLALYAGTGLPLIVAVTGVAVDSGDMTSANASVLVAAGAITVLLFPLAASLLASSPEPTVDTAGLRGDENPGSRQ